One window of Pieris napi chromosome 1, ilPieNapi1.2, whole genome shotgun sequence genomic DNA carries:
- the LOC125053498 gene encoding lachesin-like: MLVHLLVLSTALAAATSGKHGGVEVPEFGEPITNLTVPIGRDATFKCIVVNLGNYRVGWVKADTKAIQAIHEHVITHNHRVSVSHSDHSTWYLHIKNVQEEDRGQYMCQINTDPMKSQMGYLDVVIPPDFIPEETSGDTMVPEGGIARVSCKARGIPPPRVMWKREDGQDIVVRDSIGAKTKVHTYQGEVLNLTKISRSEMGTYLCIAGNGVPPTVSKRIHISVHFHPVIQVPNQLVGAPLGTDVTLECYVESSPKSINYWVKDPGELIIPSEHHEMTVRQKSMFEAEMSMTIKNIRREDLGSYICVAKNSLGDVESKIRLYEIPGNNRHIFNYPDERTTSDDEYGTEIYDEDFENKVDEKSNRVPDRANKWYANEGKIILTTLNNAAICSTTLTITTIFLRLIKFLL; encoded by the exons ATGCTAGTACACCTCTTGGTTCTTAGCACCGCTCTAGCGGCGGCGACCAGTGGAAAACatg GAGGTGTAGAAGTACCAGAGTTCGGGGAGCCAATCACAAACCTGACAGTCCCCATCGGCAGAGACGCGACGTTCAAGTGTATTGTCGTCAATTTGGGCAATTACCGA GTGGGTTGGGTGAAAGCCGATACAAAAGCCATACAGGCAATACATGAACACGTCATTACACACAATCATCGGGTGTCCGTCTCCCACTCTGACCATTCCACCTGGTACCTGCACATCAAGAACGTACAAGAAGAAGACCGGGGTCAGTACATGTGCCAGATAAACACGGATCCAATGAAGAGTCAG ATGGGCTACTTAGATGTGGTGATACCTCCGGATTTCATACCAGAAGAGACGTCAGGTGATACAATGGTCCCGGAAGGTGGAATAGCTAGGGTTTCTTGCAAGGCACGGGGAATCCCACCACCCAGGGTCATGTGGAAACGAGAAGATGGACAGGATATTGTTGTGAGGGACAGTATCGGAGCAAAAACTAAAG TACATACCTACCAAGGCGAGGTGTTGAATTTGACCAAGATATCACGTTCCGAAATGGGgacatatttatgtattgcCGGTAATGGAGTACCGCCCACCGTCAGTAAGAGGATCCACATTAGTGTTCACT TTCACCCAGTGATCCAAGTACCGAACCAGCTGGTGGGAGCGCCTCTCGGCACCGACGTCACCCTGGAGTGTTACGTCGAATCCTCGCCCAAGTCCATCAACTACTGGGTCAAAGATCCAG GTGAATTGATTATACCATCTGAGCACCACGAGATGACTGTCAGGCAGAAATCCATGTTCGAAGCTGAAATGTCCATGACCATCAAGAATATTAGAAGGGAGGATCTGGGCAGCTATATTTGTGTGGCTAAGAACTCCCTCGGTGACGTTGAAAGCAAGATAAGGTTGTATG AAATCCCCGGCAACAACAGGCACATTTTTAACTATCCCGACGAGAGGACAACTTCAGACGACGAGTACGGCACCGAAATATACGACGAGGATTTTGAGAATAAAGTCGATGAGAAAAGCAATCGGGTGCCCGATCGCGCGAATAAATGGTACGCAAACGAAGGTAAAATCATCCTGACAACACTCAACAACGCAGCCATTTGTTCCACTACACTGACAATTACGACTATCTTCTTAcgcttaattaaatttctccTTTAA